A region from the Arachis ipaensis cultivar K30076 chromosome B01, Araip1.1, whole genome shotgun sequence genome encodes:
- the LOC110265138 gene encoding uncharacterized protein LOC110265138, with amino-acid sequence MAVYNEKMHAGDSGAAGGAPTSPPCPPPHQGEDDDYRDPGSIKKKTCSEIKFTDKDPLSVFVRASTSFTEFKDNIIRKLDLQGMKRVEKLFYRISISVLRDDVKYDSFVISSDEDLEVLFHCRRQFPEVRTPELLAKLVDVVSSSRGSNRIPLTSATAVGLCSRPIGASSSLPVIEPDACLVASLSFAVDLDRTRDTERVDTVPVVDATFAVASIVDVVPDPQQGGALDGVEDVFQDEDNDDVELAMIADDSDDEDEKNTPNEGGVAGSSGTLQYPSHFSALDLDAMRQQGDPTVPAQFGARDI; translated from the exons ATGGCGGTGTATAACGAGAAGATGCATGCTGGAGACAGTGGTGCTGCTGGTGGGGCACCGACATCACCACCTTGTCCGCCGCCTCACCAGGGGGAAGACGACGATTACCGGGATCC AGGGTCGATTAAGAAAAAAACATGTTCCGAAATTAAGTTTACGGATAAGGATCCGCTTAGTGTTTTTGTTAGAGCTTCGACGAGTTTCACCGAGTTTAAGGATAATATAATCCGAAAACTAGATCTGCAAGGCATGAAACGAGTGGAGAAGTTATTCTACAGAATTTCGATCTCGGTTTTGCGGGATGATGTGAAGTATGATTCGTTCGTCATAAGCAGTGATGAAGATTTGGAAGTGTTGTTCCACTGTCGTCGGCAATTCCCGGAGGTGAGGACCCCTGAGCTGTTGGCCAAGCTTGTGGATGTGGTCTCTAGCTCAAGAGGTTCTAACCGGATTCCTCTGACTTCAGCCACGGCCGTCGGGTTGTGTTCGAGGCCTATTGGTGCCTCTTCATCTCTACCCGTGATTGAGCCTGATGCATGTTTGGTGGCCTCCCTGTCCTTCGCTGTTGACCTGGATCGTACTCGTGACACAGAACGAGTTGATACTGTGCCGGTAGTTGATGCTACGTTTGCAGTGGCCAGCATTGTTGATGTGGTCCCAGACCCCCAACAGGGTGGAGCCCTGGATGGTGTCGAAGATGTATTTCAGGATGAGGATAATGATGATGTGGAACTCGCCATGATTGCCGATGATAGCGATGATGAGGATGAGAAGAATACTCCAAATGAGGGAGGAGTAGCAGGCAGTTCAGGGACACTGCAGTACCCCTCACACTTTTCAGCTTTGGACTTAGATGCCATGAGACAGCAGGGGGATCCGACTGTGCCTGCCCAATTCGGGGCCAGAGACATATAG